One genomic window of Sporichthyaceae bacterium includes the following:
- a CDS encoding response regulator transcription factor produces MRVLVVDDDTELAETVAVGLRRARMSVDVAYAGPDGLDMALTHDYDVIVLDRDLPGMHGDQVCAALLGAGCRARVLMLTAAAEVHDLVEGLGLGADDYLVKPFDFPVLVARIGALARRAHPVSPPVLRHGQLVVDTAARKAHLGERELDLTPKEFGVLELLAAAGGRAVSSEEILERVWDANADPFTNAVKITVSRLRSKLGERDLIETIARGGYRMADPVT; encoded by the coding sequence GTGCGGGTGCTGGTGGTCGACGACGACACCGAACTGGCCGAGACCGTGGCGGTCGGGCTGCGCCGCGCGCGGATGAGCGTCGACGTCGCCTACGCCGGCCCCGACGGACTGGACATGGCGCTGACCCACGACTACGACGTGATCGTGCTCGACCGCGACCTGCCGGGCATGCACGGCGACCAGGTGTGCGCGGCCCTGCTCGGCGCGGGCTGCCGGGCCCGGGTGCTGATGCTCACCGCGGCCGCCGAGGTGCACGACCTGGTCGAGGGCCTGGGCCTGGGCGCCGACGACTACCTCGTCAAGCCCTTCGACTTCCCGGTGCTGGTCGCCCGGATCGGCGCGCTGGCCCGCCGGGCCCACCCGGTGAGCCCGCCGGTCCTGCGCCACGGCCAACTCGTGGTCGACACCGCGGCGCGCAAGGCGCATCTCGGGGAACGGGAGCTCGACCTGACCCCGAAGGAGTTCGGCGTGCTCGAGCTGTTGGCCGCGGCCGGTGGCAGAGCGGTCAGCAGCGAGGAGATCCTGGAACGCGTGTGGGACGCCAATGCCGATCCGTTCACCAACGCGGTCAAGATCACCGTCAGCCGGTTGCGCAGCAAGCTCGGCGAACGCGACCTGATCGAGACCATCGCGCGCGGGGGCTATCGGATGGCGGATCCGGTCACGTGA
- a CDS encoding ATP-binding protein, with protein MRKFWSPAPTIRLRLTASYAGLFLISGIGLVAIIYALVAEATGDVFVINGLSGVHLSRIGPDGLPLAAGPDPSATAGPTPSPSPTPMHRSQAVAHLVRLARNQHTDELHQLLIQSMIALAIMAVVSAGLGWILAGRVLRPLRHITNTAQQISATSLERRLSLPGPNDEIKQMADTFDDLLARLQATFEAQRQFVANASHELRTPLARQRVIGQVALGDPEASADDLRAAHERILASGAEQERLIEALLTLARGQTGLGHHDPIDLAGITQTALTARHTAAEQRGITMTADLAAAPIVGDPHLIERMIANILDNALLHNHQDGHVEVSTSSAGGRSTLTVGNSGPRLTADDVHRLLRPFQRLETARVRNESGLGLGMPIIEAIAGAHHGGLAITPRASGGLMLTVQLPARETPTDLGWGVTVVQAVQALPDDAPTPHQVQG; from the coding sequence GTGAGGAAGTTCTGGAGTCCGGCCCCGACGATCCGGCTGCGGTTGACCGCGTCCTACGCGGGGCTGTTCCTGATCTCCGGGATCGGCCTGGTGGCGATCATCTACGCGCTCGTGGCCGAGGCCACCGGCGACGTGTTCGTGATCAACGGCCTGTCCGGCGTGCACCTCTCCCGGATCGGCCCCGACGGTCTGCCGCTCGCGGCCGGCCCGGATCCATCGGCCACGGCGGGCCCGACTCCGAGCCCGAGCCCAACACCGATGCACCGTTCCCAGGCGGTCGCCCATCTGGTGCGGCTGGCCCGCAATCAGCACACCGACGAACTGCACCAGTTGCTGATCCAGTCGATGATCGCGCTGGCAATCATGGCGGTGGTCTCGGCCGGGTTGGGCTGGATCCTGGCCGGGCGGGTGCTGCGCCCGTTGCGGCACATCACGAACACCGCTCAGCAGATCTCGGCCACGAGCCTGGAACGACGGCTCTCGCTGCCCGGGCCGAACGACGAGATCAAGCAGATGGCCGACACCTTCGACGATCTGCTCGCCCGACTGCAGGCGACGTTCGAGGCGCAACGGCAGTTCGTCGCGAACGCCTCGCACGAACTGCGCACACCGCTGGCGCGCCAACGCGTGATCGGGCAGGTGGCGTTGGGCGATCCGGAGGCCAGTGCCGACGACCTGCGGGCCGCCCACGAACGAATCCTCGCCAGCGGTGCCGAGCAGGAGCGCCTGATCGAAGCGCTGCTGACGCTCGCCCGGGGCCAGACCGGCCTGGGTCACCATGACCCGATCGACCTGGCGGGCATCACCCAGACCGCCCTGACGGCTCGTCACACCGCCGCGGAGCAGCGGGGTATCACGATGACCGCGGATCTGGCCGCGGCCCCGATCGTCGGCGACCCGCACCTGATCGAGCGGATGATCGCGAACATCCTCGACAACGCCCTGCTCCACAACCACCAGGACGGCCATGTGGAGGTCAGCACTTCCTCCGCCGGCGGTCGATCCACGCTGACGGTCGGCAACTCCGGCCCCCGACTGACCGCCGACGACGTGCACCGCCTGCTTCGCCCCTTCCAGCGCCTGGAAACCGCGCGTGTACGTAACGAATCGGGCCTCGGGCTCGGTATGCCGATCATCGAGGCGATCGCCGGCGCCCATCACGGCGGCCTCGCGATCACCCCGCGGGCGTCCGGCGGGCTGATGCTGACGGTCCAACTCCCGGCCCGCGAGACCCCGACCGACCTCGGCTGGGGGGTCACGGTCGTGCAGGCGGTGCAGGCGCTCCCGGACGACGCGCCTACCCCGCACCAGGTACAGGGCTGA
- a CDS encoding glucose 1-dehydrogenase produces MKACTVKPGDLAGAGVEEIGEPPETDGPVLVEGLYVGICGTDVEIAKEGYGRPPEGHERLVLFHESLGRVLAAPAGSGFAPGDLIAGVVRRPDPEPCAACAADRWDFCRNEQFTERGISGRDGYGAQRWRVEPKFGIRLDPGLGHLGVLLEPTSVVAKAWDQSARIAARSPGQPQSALVTGAGPIGLLAAMIGRQRGLHVTVLDRVTEGPKPKMVAELGAHYVTSLDDMLIPPDVVIEATGIGSLVFDVLGRTAPDGVVCLTGISAGTREIPLAAEAINKAMVLRNEVVFGSVNAGLPDYAAAAAALAAADPAWLGKIISRTVPMAEWPAALTRLPDDIKVVVDLQAI; encoded by the coding sequence GTGAAAGCGTGCACAGTCAAGCCGGGGGACCTCGCCGGCGCGGGCGTCGAGGAGATCGGCGAGCCGCCGGAGACGGACGGCCCGGTCCTGGTCGAGGGCCTGTACGTGGGCATTTGCGGCACCGACGTGGAGATCGCCAAGGAGGGTTACGGCCGGCCGCCGGAGGGCCACGAACGGCTGGTGCTGTTCCACGAGTCGTTGGGGCGGGTGCTGGCGGCCCCGGCCGGCAGCGGCTTCGCTCCCGGCGACCTGATCGCCGGGGTGGTACGCCGTCCGGACCCGGAGCCGTGTGCGGCCTGCGCGGCCGACCGGTGGGACTTCTGTCGCAACGAGCAGTTCACCGAGCGCGGCATCTCCGGTCGTGACGGCTACGGCGCGCAGCGCTGGCGGGTCGAGCCCAAGTTCGGGATCCGGCTGGACCCGGGACTGGGGCACTTGGGAGTGCTGCTCGAGCCCACCTCGGTGGTGGCCAAGGCCTGGGACCAGTCGGCTCGCATCGCGGCGCGGTCACCAGGCCAACCGCAGTCAGCGTTGGTCACCGGCGCCGGGCCGATCGGCCTCCTGGCCGCGATGATCGGGCGCCAGCGTGGGCTCCACGTCACGGTGCTGGACCGGGTCACCGAGGGGCCCAAACCGAAGATGGTCGCCGAACTCGGCGCCCACTACGTGACCTCGCTCGACGACATGCTCATCCCGCCGGACGTGGTTATCGAAGCCACCGGGATCGGGTCATTGGTCTTCGACGTGCTGGGCCGCACCGCGCCGGACGGGGTGGTGTGCCTGACCGGGATCTCGGCCGGCACTCGGGAGATCCCGCTGGCCGCCGAGGCGATCAACAAGGCGATGGTGCTGCGCAACGAGGTCGTGTTCGGCTCGGTCAACGCCGGTCTGCCGGACTACGCCGCGGCCGCCGCGGCGCTGGCCGCCGCCGACCCCGCCTGGCTCGGCAAGATCATCAGCCGCACGGTGCCGATGGCGGAATGGCCCGCGGCCCTGACCCGCCTGCCGGACGACATCAAGGTTGTCGTCGACCTGCAAGCAATCTGA